The Terriglobia bacterium genome contains the following window.
GGTCAGCGAATCGCGAGGGTTGCTCAGATAGTCGAAGCGAACTTCGGCGCAGTCGGCTCCCGCTAAGTCCGAGGAAAAGACTTCGTCCAAACTCCGTGGAGTAAGAGAAACGCACAGCGCGCCTGGCTTGACCATTTCAAGACCAAAGCTCCGTGCTGAGATACCGCTCGCCGGTATCCGGAAGGATCGACAGTGTGCGTTTTCCGCGGCCGAGCTCCGAGGCAACAATGCAGCTGGCGTGAAGAATCGCTCCCGAAGAAATTCCGCAGAGAATTCCTTCCTGCTCCGCCAGACGGCGAGCGCCGTTGCGCGCGTCATCGTACGAAACCGGGATAAAGCGATCGACGGCTTTCCGGTTGAAGATTTCAGGAATGAAACCTGCACCGATCCCCTGGATTTTGTGTGCCCCGGCTTTGCCGCCGGAGAAAACAGGAGAGTCTGCCGGTTCCACGGCAAAGACCTGGATCGATTTGATCTTCTGTTTGAGGATCTCGGCGGTACCGGTCGCCGTGCCGCCGGTTCCGACCCCGACCACCAACGCGTCCAGCTGATCGCCGCACGCGGCGAGGATTTCCGCGGCTGTCGTTTTGCGGTGAATCTCGGGATTCGCCGGATTTCGGAATTGCTGCGGCATGAAGTAGCCGGGATTCTGCCGGACCAGCTCCTCCGCCTTGTCGATGGCGCCCTGCATCGCCTGATCGCGCGGAGTCAGCACCACCTGCGCG
Protein-coding sequences here:
- the cysK gene encoding cysteine synthase A, translating into MVSSFISMHDGIYDNICQLIGKTPVVRLNRIPQNNWAEMLVKLESFNPGGSVKDRIGLSMIEAAEREGKLKPGGTIVEPTSGNTGIGLAMVAAAKGYKVILTMPEEYSVERVTLLRAYGAQVVLTPRDQAMQGAIDKAEELVRQNPGYFMPQQFRNPANPEIHRKTTAAEILAACGDQLDALVVGVGTGGTATGTAEILKQKIKSIQVFAVEPADSPVFSGGKAGAHKIQGIGAGFIPEIFNRKAVDRFIPVSYDDARNGARRLAEQEGILCGISSGAILHASCIVASELGRGKRTLSILPDTGERYLSTELWS